Proteins from one Alicyclobacillus vulcanalis genomic window:
- the metE gene encoding 5-methyltetrahydropteroyltriglutamate--homocysteine S-methyltransferase: MAITASIGFPRMGPRRELKRMVEQFWQGKIEEDELMARAAELRRLRWQVQKDHGVTWMVANDFSFYDHVLDAACLFQVVPDRFQGLAANSLQQYFAMARGTQDATALEMTKWFDTNYHYLVPELKPDQVFTLGVNKPLNEYLEAKALGFDTVPQLIGPITFLKLSKVVGAKADALALLPSLIPAYQAWLASLHEAGVAWVQLDEPALVLDLSDAERQAFVDAYAALAKADRPNILVATYFGSLGDNLATALELPVEGLHLDLVRGSDALRHVHALGWPKGRRLSLGVIDGRNVWRADLDTAFAHLEQGVHLAGAEHVMVAPSCSLLHVPWDVELETDMDPEIRSWLAFALQKLDEMELLRRALDEGRQACEAELEANRSLLASRRGSARLNREDVRARLEDAKTWDLNRQSPHAVRKEKQQARFNLPLLPTTTIGSFPQTQAVRDARAKWRKGEWSADQYEAYLRGEIKRWIDLQEEIGLDVLVHGEFERTDMVEYFGEMLDGFVFTKHGWVQSYGSRCVKPPIIFGDVARPEAMTVRWSTYAQSLTDKPVKGMLTGPVTILQWSFVRDDIPRAETCRQIALAIRDEVLDLEAAGIGMIQIDEPALREGLPLRRAEWQAYLDWAVECFRIASSGVRDETQIHTHMCYAEFHDIMPAIQAMDADVISIETSRSHMELLRAFEDFRYENDIGPGVYDIHSPRVPSVEEMVQLLRRAAEVIRPEQLWVNPDCGLKTRGEPETVAALRNMVSAAQEMRASLSQPVR, encoded by the coding sequence TTGGCCATCACCGCCTCAATTGGATTTCCCCGCATGGGGCCTCGCCGCGAACTCAAGCGGATGGTGGAGCAGTTTTGGCAAGGCAAGATTGAAGAGGACGAGCTCATGGCTCGCGCCGCTGAACTGCGGCGGCTTCGCTGGCAGGTCCAGAAGGACCACGGCGTGACGTGGATGGTGGCGAACGATTTCTCGTTTTACGATCACGTCCTGGACGCCGCCTGCCTGTTTCAGGTCGTACCCGATCGATTCCAGGGGCTTGCCGCGAATTCGCTTCAACAATATTTCGCCATGGCGCGCGGAACGCAGGACGCCACGGCGCTCGAGATGACCAAGTGGTTTGACACGAACTATCACTATCTGGTGCCGGAATTGAAGCCGGATCAGGTGTTCACGCTCGGCGTCAACAAGCCGTTGAACGAATATTTGGAGGCGAAGGCGCTCGGGTTCGACACGGTGCCTCAGCTGATTGGGCCCATCACGTTTCTCAAGCTGTCCAAGGTGGTGGGCGCAAAGGCGGATGCGCTCGCGCTTCTGCCGAGCCTCATCCCGGCGTATCAGGCTTGGCTCGCGTCGTTGCATGAGGCGGGCGTGGCGTGGGTGCAGCTGGACGAGCCCGCCTTGGTTTTGGACCTCTCGGACGCGGAGCGCCAGGCGTTTGTCGACGCGTATGCGGCGCTCGCGAAGGCGGATCGCCCGAACATCCTCGTCGCGACGTATTTCGGTTCGCTCGGCGACAATCTGGCGACGGCGCTTGAGCTTCCCGTCGAAGGGCTGCACCTGGATTTGGTGCGCGGGTCCGATGCGCTGCGGCACGTCCATGCGCTCGGGTGGCCGAAGGGCCGCCGGCTGTCGCTCGGCGTGATCGACGGGCGCAACGTTTGGCGCGCGGACCTCGACACGGCGTTCGCGCATCTGGAGCAGGGCGTGCACCTGGCCGGTGCGGAGCACGTGATGGTGGCTCCGTCGTGCTCGCTTTTGCACGTGCCGTGGGACGTGGAGCTCGAGACCGACATGGATCCGGAGATCCGGTCCTGGCTCGCGTTTGCGCTGCAGAAGCTGGACGAGATGGAACTGCTGAGGCGGGCGCTCGACGAGGGCCGCCAGGCGTGCGAGGCGGAACTCGAGGCGAATCGGTCGCTGCTCGCGTCGAGGCGGGGTTCGGCTCGCTTGAACCGCGAGGACGTTCGCGCCCGGCTGGAGGACGCGAAGACGTGGGACCTGAATCGCCAGTCGCCGCACGCGGTGCGCAAGGAAAAGCAGCAGGCTCGGTTCAACTTGCCGCTGCTTCCCACGACGACCATTGGATCGTTCCCGCAGACGCAGGCGGTGCGGGACGCTCGCGCCAAGTGGCGCAAGGGCGAGTGGTCCGCGGATCAGTACGAGGCATATCTGCGCGGCGAGATCAAGCGGTGGATAGACCTTCAGGAGGAGATTGGGCTCGACGTCTTGGTGCACGGCGAATTCGAGCGCACGGACATGGTCGAGTACTTCGGCGAGATGCTCGATGGCTTTGTGTTCACCAAGCACGGCTGGGTGCAGAGCTATGGTTCCCGCTGCGTGAAGCCGCCCATCATCTTCGGCGACGTGGCCCGGCCCGAGGCCATGACGGTCAGGTGGAGCACGTACGCGCAGTCGCTCACGGACAAGCCCGTCAAGGGCATGCTGACCGGGCCCGTGACCATCCTGCAGTGGTCGTTTGTGCGGGACGACATCCCGAGGGCGGAGACGTGCCGGCAGATTGCGCTCGCGATTCGGGACGAGGTGTTGGATCTGGAGGCGGCCGGGATCGGCATGATTCAAATTGACGAGCCCGCGCTGCGCGAGGGGCTGCCGCTTCGCCGCGCCGAATGGCAGGCGTACCTCGACTGGGCGGTGGAGTGCTTCCGCATCGCGTCGTCTGGCGTCCGGGACGAGACGCAGATTCACACGCACATGTGCTATGCCGAGTTTCACGACATCATGCCCGCCATCCAGGCCATGGACGCGGATGTCATCTCCATCGAGACGTCGCGATCGCACATGGAACTGCTGCGGGCCTTCGAAGACTTCCGCTACGAAAACGACATCGGCCCGGGCGTGTACGACATCCACAGCCCGCGCGTGCCCTCCGTGGAGGAGATGGTGCAACTGCTGCGCAGGGCGGCCGAGGTGATACGGCCCGAGCAGCTGTGGGTCAATCCGGACTGCGGCCTGAAGACGCGCGGCGAGCCGGAGACCGTGGCGGCGCTGCGCAACATGGTGAGCGCGGCGCAAGAGATGCGCGCCTCGCTGTCCCAGCCGGTGCGCTGA